One Hermetia illucens chromosome 4, iHerIll2.2.curated.20191125, whole genome shotgun sequence DNA segment encodes these proteins:
- the LOC119655300 gene encoding kelch-like protein 10 isoform X1, with protein MADKHLTNIQTGFHCEKFSRPIKHSCSCNHNSWCICCDHIEFPAVWRELREQQELCDGVIRLKNGDRIKVHRAILSASSSYFKASFTYNSASGEVNDAVINVDVTRSIINSILDYVYTGKCEITWNNVEDLLAASDRYDVVGLVRLCCQFLLSELNPDNCIGIYLYAKHYFCTELERCALDFILTSFCDVARESEELDKIPVEELFAILNDEHLNVKSEETVFEVIRRWVEHDMRERSEHLPKLLTCVQFGLMGYRTFKERFMSWSPIKDNPECQRVILPLSSRPRVPYQVIMVVGGWTNGSPTDIIEIYDTKADVWLQLRFTDSRRAYHGVCTIDQKVYVLGGFDGSTHFNSMRCYDPVTYQWEEKACMYQPRCYVSVVVLDKKIYALGGYNGHTRLDTVERYDPERNQWEMVAPMRRLRSDAGAAAMGNQIYVVGGFNGNEVLNSCEMYNPTTNSWTLISLMLSPRSGVGLVACNDALYAIGGFSGHHRLRSVEKYSLKDPTWNFVADMICPRSNFASVVIENTIYVIGGFNGTNTISFVESYEPKRNTWQSVTQMNVNRSAQSACVLKGLPNIKGYSYHSREIHDAPCTLKIMNNFAIRNDEILQLNDELPDIDNIMWEHGAPEPFF; from the exons ATGGCCGACAAGCATTTAACGAATATCCAAACCGGATTTCATTGCGAGAAATTTTCGCGTCCTATCAAGCACTCGTGCTCATGCAATCATAATAGCTGGTGCATTTGCTGCGATCATATTGAATTTCCTGCAGTTTGGCGTGAATTACGCGAACAGCAGGAATTGTGCGACGGCGTCATTCGACTGAAAAATGGCGACCGTATAAAAGTTCATCGCGCCATTTTATCGGCTTCGAGTTCGTATTTTAAAGCATCTTTTACTTATAACAGTGCATCTGGTGAGGTGAACGATGCAGTTATTAATGTAGATGTGACGCGATCGATAATAAATTCAATTCTGGATTATGTCTACACTGGGAAGTGTGAGATTACGTGGAATAATGTGGAGGACTTGCTGGCCGCCTCTGACCGTTACGACGTTGTAGGCTTGGTTCGGTTATGTTGCCAGTTTTTACTATCTGAACTGAATCCTGACAATTGTATTGGAATATATCTGTACGCCAAACATTATTTCTGCACGGAGCTAGAGAGATGCGCTCTAGATTTTATTCTCACTTCATTTTGTGACGTTGCAAGGGAGAGTGAGGAACTAGATAAAATCCCGGTGGAGGAGCTTTTTGCGATTTTAAATGACGAACATTTGAACGTAAAGTCAGAGGAGACTGTTTTTGAAGTGATTCGCAGATGGGTTGAACACGATATGAGAGAACGCTCTGAACATTTACCGAAGCTTCTCACTTGCGTACAGTTCGGTCTGATGGGGTACAGGACGTTTAAGGAGCGATTCATGTCCTGGAGTCCGATCAAGGATAATCCT GAGTGTCAGCGAGTCATCTTGCCATTGTCCTCACGGCCAAGGGTTCCGTACCAAGTCATTATGGTGGTTGGAGGATGGACAAATGGATCCCCGACGGATATCATTGAAATCTATGACACTAA AGCAGATGTTTGGCTTCAGCTACGCTTCACGGATTCTAGACGAGCGTACCATGGAGTTTGCACAATTGATCAGAAAGTATATGTTTTAGGAGGATTCGATGGATCCACACACTTCAATTCAATGCGATGTTATGATCCTGTTACGTATCAGTGGGAAGAGAAAGCCTGCATGTATCAACCTCGTTGCTATGTTAGTGTGGTCGTCCTCG ACAAAAAAATTTATGCTCTTGGTGGATACAATGGCCATACGCGTTTAGACACCGTTGAACGTTATGATCCAGAACGCAATCAATGGGAAATGGTTGCACCTATGAGACGCTTAAGATCAGATGCTGGCGCAGCTGCAATGGGAAATCAG ATATACGTTGTTGGCGGTTTCAATGGAAACGAAGTACTGAACAGTTGCGAAATGTATAACCCGACTACGAACAGCTGGACTCTAATATCTCTGATGCTAAGCCCAAGGTCCGGTGTCGGTCTTGTAGCTTGCAATGATGCACTCTATGCTATTGGAGGTTTCAGTGGCCATCATCGACTCCGATCGGTCGAAAAGTATAGCTTGAAAGATCCCACTTGGAATTTTGTCGCTGACATGATTTGCCCACGTAGCAACTTCGCTTCCGTGGTTATCGAAAATACAATTTATGTAATCGGAGGCTTCAATGGAACGAACACCATTAGCTTCGTGGAATCATATGAACCGAAACGAAATACTTG GCAGTCAGTAACACAAATGAATGTTAACCGTTCGGCGCAGAGTGCATGCGTATTGAAAGGACTGCCTAACATAAAAGGATATTCATATCATTCTCGAGAGATACATGATGCTCCCTGCACTTTGAAAATAATGAACAACTTTGCTATAAGGAACGATGAGATTTTACAGTTGAACGACGAGTTACCTGATATCGATAACATTATGTGGGAGCACGGAGCGCCGGAACCgtttttttga
- the LOC119654212 gene encoding UPF0598 protein CG30010 — MALLKSLRRVVMTPVIYKYPCRNVAYVQGQEPEPKIREYFYYIDHEGMLFLDDAKMKNFTSCFKEKKFLHFFFTRVRLNSTNRYREDFPFISPCGRERNFIRCDDLPIVYTHIIRDASGKEKLSYAHAGDLLTVDFEPDKIYMAPETGRVYHPAWERVGKIGLIRSKLAIEISKHFEFADGENHPPTHFTWKGVKLKLDRDWVQDSILKERLMH, encoded by the exons ATGGCTTTATTAAAGTCCCTGAGGAGGGTTGTCATGACTCCTGTTATATATAAATATCCGTGTCGAAACGTTGCTTATGTGCAGGGTCAAGAGCCTGAACCAAAAATACGCGAATATTTTTATTACATTGATCATGAAGGAATG CTTTTTCTAGACGAtgcaaaaatgaaaaacttcacATCTTGCTTTAAAGAGAAAAAATTCCTTCATTTCTTCTTCACACGGGTCCGACTGAACTCCACCAATCGCTACCGCGAAGACTTTCCATTCATATCTCCATGCGGGCGAGAAAGGAATTTCATCAGATGCGACGACTTGCCTATAGTTTACACACATATTATACGTGATGCATCAG gaaaagaaaaattatcataCGCTCATGCTGGGGACCTGCTCACAGTGGACTTTGAGCCCGACAAGATTTACATGGCGCCAGAAACCGGCAGAGTATACCATCCAGCCTGGGAACGGGTAGGAAAAATTGGTTTAATACGATCGAAGCTCGCAATTGAGATTAGTAAACATTTCGAATTTGCCGATGGGGAAAATCACCCGCCAACGCACTTCACGTGGAAAGGAGTTAAACTGAAATTGGATAGGGACTGGGTCCAAGACTCCATATTGAAAGAAAGACTTATGCACTGA
- the LOC119655300 gene encoding kelch-like protein 10 isoform X2, with protein sequence MADKHLTNIQTGFHCEKFSRPIKHSCSCNHNSWCICCDHIEFPAVWRELREQQELCDGVIRLKNGDRIKVHRAILSASSSYFKASFTYNSASGEVNDAVINVDVTRSIINSILDYVYTGKCEITWNNVEDLLAASDRYDVVGLVRLCCQFLLSELNPDNCIGIYLYAKHYFCTELERCALDFILTSFCDVARESEELDKIPVEELFAILNDEHLNVKSEETVFEVIRRWVEHDMRERSEHLPKLLTCVQFGLMGYRTFKERFMSWSPIKDNPECQRVILPLSSRPRVPYQVIMVVGGWTNGSPTDIIEIYDTKADVWLQLRFTDSRRAYHGVCTIDQKVYVLGGFDGSTHFNSMRCYDPVTYQWEEKACMYQPRCYVSVVVLDKKIYALGGYNGHTRLDTVERYDPERNQWEMVAPMRRLRSDAGAAAMGNQIYVVGGFNGNEVLNSCEMYNPTTNSWTLISLMLSPRSGVGLVACNDALYAIGGFSGHHRLRSVEKYSLKDPTWNFVADMICPRSNFASVVIENTIYVIGGFNGTNTISFVESYEPKRNTCQ encoded by the exons ATGGCCGACAAGCATTTAACGAATATCCAAACCGGATTTCATTGCGAGAAATTTTCGCGTCCTATCAAGCACTCGTGCTCATGCAATCATAATAGCTGGTGCATTTGCTGCGATCATATTGAATTTCCTGCAGTTTGGCGTGAATTACGCGAACAGCAGGAATTGTGCGACGGCGTCATTCGACTGAAAAATGGCGACCGTATAAAAGTTCATCGCGCCATTTTATCGGCTTCGAGTTCGTATTTTAAAGCATCTTTTACTTATAACAGTGCATCTGGTGAGGTGAACGATGCAGTTATTAATGTAGATGTGACGCGATCGATAATAAATTCAATTCTGGATTATGTCTACACTGGGAAGTGTGAGATTACGTGGAATAATGTGGAGGACTTGCTGGCCGCCTCTGACCGTTACGACGTTGTAGGCTTGGTTCGGTTATGTTGCCAGTTTTTACTATCTGAACTGAATCCTGACAATTGTATTGGAATATATCTGTACGCCAAACATTATTTCTGCACGGAGCTAGAGAGATGCGCTCTAGATTTTATTCTCACTTCATTTTGTGACGTTGCAAGGGAGAGTGAGGAACTAGATAAAATCCCGGTGGAGGAGCTTTTTGCGATTTTAAATGACGAACATTTGAACGTAAAGTCAGAGGAGACTGTTTTTGAAGTGATTCGCAGATGGGTTGAACACGATATGAGAGAACGCTCTGAACATTTACCGAAGCTTCTCACTTGCGTACAGTTCGGTCTGATGGGGTACAGGACGTTTAAGGAGCGATTCATGTCCTGGAGTCCGATCAAGGATAATCCT GAGTGTCAGCGAGTCATCTTGCCATTGTCCTCACGGCCAAGGGTTCCGTACCAAGTCATTATGGTGGTTGGAGGATGGACAAATGGATCCCCGACGGATATCATTGAAATCTATGACACTAA AGCAGATGTTTGGCTTCAGCTACGCTTCACGGATTCTAGACGAGCGTACCATGGAGTTTGCACAATTGATCAGAAAGTATATGTTTTAGGAGGATTCGATGGATCCACACACTTCAATTCAATGCGATGTTATGATCCTGTTACGTATCAGTGGGAAGAGAAAGCCTGCATGTATCAACCTCGTTGCTATGTTAGTGTGGTCGTCCTCG ACAAAAAAATTTATGCTCTTGGTGGATACAATGGCCATACGCGTTTAGACACCGTTGAACGTTATGATCCAGAACGCAATCAATGGGAAATGGTTGCACCTATGAGACGCTTAAGATCAGATGCTGGCGCAGCTGCAATGGGAAATCAG ATATACGTTGTTGGCGGTTTCAATGGAAACGAAGTACTGAACAGTTGCGAAATGTATAACCCGACTACGAACAGCTGGACTCTAATATCTCTGATGCTAAGCCCAAGGTCCGGTGTCGGTCTTGTAGCTTGCAATGATGCACTCTATGCTATTGGAGGTTTCAGTGGCCATCATCGACTCCGATCGGTCGAAAAGTATAGCTTGAAAGATCCCACTTGGAATTTTGTCGCTGACATGATTTGCCCACGTAGCAACTTCGCTTCCGTGGTTATCGAAAATACAATTTATGTAATCGGAGGCTTCAATGGAACGAACACCATTAGCTTCGTGGAATCATATGAACCGAAACGAAATACTTG TCAGTAA
- the LOC119654211 gene encoding protein crossbronx homolog produces MTLDTNANAEKLLTTIHQEYKILAEYKMIQSEETGGIYVIPSRDNSFLWFGVIFVREGYYKDGIFRFNISLPDNFPSDKKPPTIIFQNEIFHPLICPYTCTLDTSGGFPTWTEGSSHIWQVLKFIQFIFTHPQDCCQTIENKLPNQTAADLLSQNKAEFIAKVKECVTASVERIYDPAPTDDIHYITFEKFDPDVHGTVLDNLKHNKEICPSSPTTGLSWVKEGEFKPLSKE; encoded by the exons ATGACACTCGACACAAATGCAAACGCCGAAAAGTTGCTGACAACGATCCACCAGGAATACAAAATACTCGCCGAATA TAAAATGATACAATCTGAAGAAACTGGAGGCATATACGTGATACCTTCGAGGGACAACTCGTTTC TGTGGTTTGGCGTTATATTCGTCCGCGAAGGATATTATAAGGACGGAATTTTCCGATTTAACATATCTCTACCGGACAATTTTCCAAGCGACAAGAAACCACCG acAATAATCTTCCAAAACGAGATTTTCCACCCGCTCATTTGCCCGTATACGTGCACCTTGGACACTTCAGGTGGATTTCCAACGTGGACAGAGGGATCCAGCCACATTTGGCAAGTTTTGAAATTCATCCAGTTCATCTTTACCCACCCACAAGACTGTTGCCAGACAATAGAGAACAAACTCCCGAATCAAACTGCCGCCGATTTACTATCCCAGAACAAGGCAGAATTCATTGCAAAAGTTAAGGAATGCGTGACAGCGAGCGTTGAACGAATTTATGATCCAGCACCAACTGACGACATCCACTATATCACATTCGAGAAATTCGATCCCGACGTTCATGGTACCGTCCTAGACAACCTCAAACACAACAAAGAGATATGTCCCTCGTCGCCAACGACTGGATTGTCATGGGTCAAGGAGGGCGAATTCAAGCCCTTAAGCAAGGAATAG